A window of Watersipora subatra chromosome 10, tzWatSuba1.1, whole genome shotgun sequence genomic DNA:
TATAGAAATGGTCTCAACACCTGACAGATATGTTATATAGAAATGGTCTCAACACCTGACagatatgtaatataaaaatgGTCTCAACACCTGACCAACATGTTATATAGAAATGGTCTCAACACCTGACAGACATGCAATATAGAATTGGTCTCATTGCCTGATCTGTTTTAGTCATCAACCTTCTCTCAATACatacaaataatattaataaacttAGTTTGAACAGCTGACAGACAAGAACAAAGTTGTACTGTAGCTAAAACTACTATAGTATAGGATGTTGTTCATCATAAGGTTAAGTTTTCATGAAAGTGATTTATACCAATCATTTTATTATAGCTGTTcttattattctatcatttatTTTGCATGCATACAGAATCAGACTAGATACACAGATGATGAATTTCCTGATCATTCAAATGAACATCCGAATATATTAAGAAAAGTCTCGCGATGGCTGCGAATAGAAGATGTGAGCCCAAGAGCTTCCGATGGTCGGACAAAATGGAAAATGTTTGATGACCCTAAACCTTCTGATGTCGCGCAAGGAGGAATTGGCAATTGTTGGTAAGTTTTCTCAAACCTACCTGTTGGTAGggtaaaaataaacttgcaccaaattttagtcaattttatcagaaagtatcaatattttgatgctttaagtgatctgactgccagaacgTTTAAAGATAAAATGTACATCACTTGAttacagttaaaatgctcagatcaagcgtaAGCACGAGTACGAcctttatagttgcaaagagactgacagaatagagacgctaACTGCTACAACTTGAACGAAGTGAAcaatatcaactatcacaatgATAATAACTTGTGAAGCCATTTTGCACTTTTTCCTTTTCAGGGTTTTAACCCCAACCAAGTTTTtccagttttaattttaaaacatccttttggtcagatcaccttaaatatcacaaacaattgcaaatgataaaaaatgctgatactttctgataaaatctactataacTTTGTATAAGATCATCTTTCAAATAACTAACCTATTGGTAAGTTCAGTCAAGTATAGTTTGGACTTTCAAAAACTtaccaaacaaaaatgtttgctattgtTGGATTTATTAGCTAAAAGGCCATAGTATTGAACAATAAACTTCACCGGTAAAAAACTGGTAGATGCTTGAAGTAAATTAATATACTCCGCCGTAATTCTGCCAGAATTAAAACAGCAAAGAGTTTGCTGGTTGAGCATAGTTCTTAAGTAATACAAGAAGATGGTTTATCTTTTGTCTGTGACTGTAGGTGTTTTAAGTTATATACTGCAGAGTTGTTCATTCTGGTTAGCAGTAACTGCAACCATTTTATAGTCTAAAGTCTTATAGCACTCTCTGTgtttgttttcatagttgataaTAATGACTAAAGAAGGAACGCTAAGATCTGCTCTTTTATTTGGGTCTACCCTACCTGGTTAGTCTGTACTATCCTATGCGGCTGATGCTGACAAAGGGCATGCTGCTGTAAAATGCTATAAAGCCCgtctacatatacatatacttgctATTACAATGATTAAACACTGCTTTTTGACTTTCCAAGGCCAATTACTGTTTACCTCAAACTAGCACTGAAGGTACATCTCATCTTATGAGCAGTTACAACCTTCTTTGGTCAAGTTTTGTAGTCTACAATAAAGCTTTACCATACAGCTAGCAGTAGGCCAACAATTGCCTTGAATTCTTTAAACTTTTAATCAGATAGCTCAAAGCAGGTGTGTAGGTTTTCAATACAATTTGCTACACTGCTTTTATAAACTATCTATAAATGCTAGTTACGGCAGAAGCTAGTTACTTTAGTGGCAAGTTATGTTAGGGCTAGTTGCTTTGGTGGTGAGTTACGTGAGGGCTAGTTGCTTTGGTGGGGAGTTACGTGAGGGCTAGTTGCTTTGGTGGCGAGTTACTTTGAGGGCTAGTTGCTTTGGTGGGGATTTACGttacagctacatgtagttgcttTGGTGGCGAGTTACGTGAGGGCTAGTTGCTTTGGTGGCGAGTTACGTGAGGGCTAGTTGCTTTGGTGGCGAGTTACGTGAGGGCTAGTTGATCATGTGGCTAGCTACTATGATGACTAGTTGCTTTGGAAGCTAGTTACTTTGATGGCTGATTGTTGTGAGTTATTCTGTTAACTATTTGTTTTGGGACTAGCATTTTCAGAAATTATTTTATCTGAAGGTATTTCCAAGACAAACTGTTTTTTAACTAATTGTTTTATCGATTGTCCAAATTGTTATTTTTTGGCTTATTATATATGCACTTGTAAAAAAGATCAAACCGCTAAACAAGGCACCATTGGCTAAACTCATACAAGCAACCATGGGTTGGCAAAACTATGGGTAGCCAAAATATGGGTTGGCAAACCCTGTTACAATATTAGAAAGACCTTTGATAACAACTATTGAAAACAactattaataacaacaactgtaCATGCTATCACCATATCTTTATGCATCAAATAcgtttgtttacaaaatttGAACACTTTTTTGGTatatgcaatgataaattgtagaatttagtttttattcttTGAAGACAAAACATCATAAAAGTATGTAAAAGAGTCATACATTGGAAACCTTCAAACTGGAATTGTCACaagtagacaactccttgtTTCTTTCTCATGCCTTGACTAGtgtttgataaaaacaaatgaTGAGCTCAAACcagtaaaaatgttttataatgtTAAACAATTATCCTTAgctaaacaataataattaaaatataaaatccatatgtaattaaaaaagaaatgataatAAATATGAACTAACAATCATTACTTGCTAGATGATGTAACTAACAGGCAGATAACCTTTACTTGTATGTTTGACAGGCTTGTGGGTGCAATATCAATTATAGCTGACAAACCGCACCTTCTACGTAGAATCTTTGTTACtcagaaatataataaatatggaGTTTATGGAGTGCAGCTGTATATAGATGGAGTATGGAGATATGTCATTGTTGATGACAGATTCCCGTGTAATGACTATGGGGAGCTGGTATTTGCTTGGGTAAAATCTCTTTAGCTTCTTTAACAGTCACACAGACTTCTAACTAATGAATTGAAATCACAATGTTTATTAATTTGCTGTGGCCTATAATTCATAACTCATCCACCTCTATGTGTGTTTCGTACTCTATGTACTATCATAAGGGAGCCATAGAAAGCGCTTATAACTTTTGCCTAATCTTAAACTTCTGATGCAAAGAGTATCTCAAATGCATATAAAGACAAAGTGTTTACAcgtttatttttagttttttttagtcAGGAAATCTGTGCAGATGTCTCTGCAGTAAGATCATAATGTAGATGCCTATTTAATATCTTGGTTAAACTAGCAAGTAGTGGAACTTTGACAGCTATGTTAAAACTGTTGACCATGGTAAACTTTGCCACTGTCACATGTGAATATCTTTTTtattagcatttctagcatcaaAATAAGAACTCCTAAACTTTGTTTCAATATAAACACTCGAAATGCCCAATAAAATATGCAATACAGTCTGTGGTCCTAAGAATATTAAACCAGTTGCTAAGCCCTTCTAGAAATTTATGTTTACTAAAATGATAACAATAGACCAGCATTTCACATACTGATTATAATAGAAATTTTGAGGTCTATGATACTAATTTATTATCAGATGTTCAAATAACatatagtttattttataatagtcaAACTCTGAGCACCTAGCGTATTTACCAACACAGTTCTAGGTGGTGTTGTACACAAGTTGAGATTACTGTAGCAAATTAACATGTGATGGTTATATAATCGTGTGTAACTCCACAGTGTTCAGGCTATGAATTTTCTGAGAAGTGTGCTCTACTGTCTAgtaatttaaatatcaattatAGGGAATAATCAACACTTAGACTGCTTGTTTtatgattatatacatgtaggttgttGAGGACAAATCTATTGTTTCTGTATTATTACAATGATTTCTGACAGCATGTTTTGAAGAATCTTCTGCACAATGGCACAGTCACTTGAGAGTAGACAAAACAAGACCAGCAGGATGCATTTCCTAATTTACAATACATTCACTAGAATGCAAGGAATGACTATTTAGGTTGCATCACCAACATAATGAGATTGTTATCTTCTCATGTATTTCTGATTAAACACGAGCAGACGATTACTATAGCTAAGAGTAGTTTGAAGTAGGTAGCTGCAAGTTAAGATTACTATAGGTAGAAAAGTACTCGTGATCatattgtaaaggtctggccccggtagctgagccagctttgcttttcctagcaaggcagtgcagtctgaacactggaccttcccctcgtcggcctgcctgacacacctagtggtcgggTCAGGCCGCGGCTGGGTATCCGCAGTTCAGGCTCACTTAGAaggctagcacggcctgctctctgagaccctatcttggctagtttAGGTCCCGACTacttactggagggcctgatctccaatgctatcgcattcttgatcaggtccgatcgtaacgtagcccacccctagccttccttaggtgtctaCCCCAAGCAGTTCGTGTTTCGAAGCCAGAGCAGTTCTGGCGGAAGGATCCTCCTtatgccaaccaggcaggcatcaaacgtaggcagtttataagaataagtatagtgtatttagcgtatatcagtacatgtataactttgTCTTGACAGTATAAAATCTGTTAGCagaatcccaaagagttggcttatgccttctccttttatactatttgctccgcccacaattatataacattcattgtttcacatcaggcctgtgaggcaggcccagacaataggcataatggtgtgctagcaggcctgtgaagcaggcccaaaaatgtagtattatataacagttttacCAGGGTATTATATAACCggttaagaaatatacataagtgaCTAGGCATAATGTGGTCTCAAGCACAACATATGGTTTAGTATAGTCCCGTCCTCCACAATATCATGGTGCGCAACTCGACAGTGTTGTGGCAATAAACTTTCTGAAAAACCCTGTTTTCTCTATCATATTATAAGATAAATTCCAAGTAAACTTGTTCAAATAATTTATCTATACTGTCAGGAGAAAACAATATCATGATATTGCGGCCGCCTGTCttaaaaatctgtttactagAGTTTACTCATATACACTAATCTGCTTCTCTAATGTAGGTAATATAAATGATACATGGTTGGCTTTGGGAAATCTTCGGCAAATTACAAAATTTAATCCGACCATGTTCAGAATGTAATGAAACATTTCTCCTATTAAGTATTTGGGAGTCGGAAATATTTAGACCATTCATACAACTTGGAGTAACTCCACTTACCACATAATTAGTGGCAAGATTGGGGCATATTAAAAGCATTTCAAAATGCTTATACTAGGTTATAAAATAACTTGAATTTATTCAATCACTTCTATCTTAAAAACATTACAAAATACCATACAGGACATGCTGCTGGTAGAGCAGAGCAAGACACACGTATAAAGCTGAGATAAGGCAAGTTTTTGTTATCTTTATATTATCACTCTATTTGTGAGTTGGCCGTAATATTTCAAAGACGTACTATATATAAAGCGACTAGGATCAGAAGTTAGGCCTCTTTCTTATAATCAACATGGCTGTGATTCAAATTACATAATGTCTCTTGGTAATGCTAGGAAGGGCTTCCAACCACAATTGCTTCTTTGTCAAATCCTGTCTGGTCACCAGTGACTAAACCGGCTGTCCATCTGCACTCCAGCGCAGATGAGGAGAGCGGCTGGCAACTCTGCAAGACTAAAAAGAAAATTTGACAAAGATGGAAGAGCTCCCTTGCAAACCAACAACCAGCTAGAGAGATGGTGCTAGCTAGAGATggtgtctcaataaaaacatctaaCAGAAGGCAGTGGCAGATTAGTGTTGGAACCTGCTGAGATAAATCATGGTTACAGGAAGTGTTGAAGAACCATGATCACTTATGTCCTCACAGTACATGGTACTGAGAGAAAGAGATGATACAAAACTGGTCATCGTAATTGAGAGACATACAGTTTAAAACAGATCTCAATACTTGACAGACTTGCAGTATAAAACTGGTTTCAACGCTTGACAGACTTGCACCATAAAACTGTTTTCAACACTTGACAGACTTGCAGTATTACACTGGTTTCAAGCCTAAAAGACAAGCATCCAATTTTTCAAGcacaaatttattttgcataatCAATGTGAGGTATATttttcaacatatacaacagtcTTTCAACCAGATGAATGTTTCATTAGTGAGCTTCAAGTAGCTAAATTGGAAACGAGGAGAAAAATCAGCAAACTCTtcaattaactttttaaataatgCTGCCGGCATCTGTACTAGTATTTAAATAATTCATGCTTGAAATCTCTGTTGAGCATCTTGCTTCTGGTTTTAGGGTCGCAAAATGCAACTCTGGGTTCCACTGTTAGAGAAGGCAATAGCAAAGTTGTTTGGTAGCTACGGAGCTCTTGACGGTGGTCTTATTACTGTGGGTACAAAGTTTCTTACTGGAGCGCCGGTTACATTTTTTTCTTGTGGTATGTAATACAGATTAATCTCACAATAGAGCTATCACTGCAATCAGATGAAATACTAAGTGGTGCGCCAAATTAAATTGCATTTCTGGGTGCACTAATGTTGGTCTAACGATGATTAGTCTAATGGCGATTGCTTCAATACCAATTAGCCCAAAGTCAATTGGTATAAACACAACTCATCTAATGGTAGAATTGGTCCAACGACACTATTGGTCTAGTGCTGACCGGTTGAAATACACCGGTTTGTCTAATTACTGTGccaaatatttttttcctaGCCACTGCCATTTTTCTTGTTATTGCCCAAACctgaaaaaaactttgaggcaTGGCATAAACAGATAAAGTTGCTAATAGGCTCTGCAGGtgttagaattttcaagcttgtTTCATATTTGCCAAAGAACAACAAAGgtgaattttaattttgaagttttaaatTCTTTCTCTGTACACAAGAATAACAtgaatttacattaaaaatttccACTCTTTGATTTTATGTATACTAAATAATAGTCTCTGGTTTAAGTTCTTGTTTTTAACTTTGTCTTTGCATCAATTTTAAATTAACTGTTGATAACTCAAATGGTGTGTTGTACGAACCAGTTTTAAACTAAAAGTATTTGAACGGATTGGTCTATTAGACTAGCTGGCTTTAAATCAATCGATATCAGATCAATCGTCATTGGACTAATTGTACCAAACCTCCTTTGTGTCGTGTTTATGACACACATCAAAAAGTTCAACAAGTGGCTCACTAAATGTTAGACATTAGTCATACCTCTCTTTGTGCTGTAAGTTACAtgacaattttattgatttCCACTTGACTCTATATCATGACACCAGTATACTATTTTCACTATTGTAtctttcagtttatgaactctCTGTTAGTAAAACTTTCAATCAACTATCTTGAATCTTTTGTAATACTATttgattaccaacttttaaaacaatttattaaacTCATTCAATATTTCTTGATTTCtgtctgctcttttttgtttttttttcctttttgttttttttttcttttttgtttttttttcttttggcatgtaatAAGAAATCACTTTGCTGATAACTACCAATACCTgtaaaacttataaatatttatatgaaatattttatagttaTTCACAACTAGTATGGCCAACTTCTGGTTGTTGgaataaataaacaatagcAACAGTAAAGTTACTTTATCAGGCAAGAAAACAAACGCAGTCGCAATCGTTAACCTTAACCGTAAAGGCCACCATTAGGCTTGAGTAGAACTAACTTTGTCATTTGCAAGGCTGTGTTCATAATTAAACATAGTTCTACATTGCTACTAAAAAATTGTGTAAGTAGGCTACATGTTAGTAGCCATAAAAGTCAACCACTAAAACTAATACCAAATGTGGAGCCGCAAACTCGAGCCCGATAGAGAGCTAaaggttttatttttttgtagagCAACGTACGGTTTAGTCCTAATATTAAAAGCGTTTTAAACATTCGTGATGCTATAGTGGCAATCTTGCTGATAATAAACGTTTTAAAGATTAACTAGAATGCAAAATTTTGGTAGATTCTGTCAGAAAGTAGATATTTTCTGatcatttgcgattttttttgttgtttgaggtgatctaattgctaagatgtttcaaaattaaaatccaCCAGACTTGATTGCTGTTAAAACGCCTTGATAAAACGAAAAGGGGATTATGGCATCTTTAGTTGCAACGAAATGGACAGAACGGAGGCGTGTAACTCTCAAACTAGAATGTAGTATCAACTATCTcaacgataacaactaatgatgtcatttcacaAGAATCTCTCTTTTAGGCGTTTTACCcataatcaagttttgtcaattttaattttgaaacaccgGGGCGGTCgatcacctcaagcataaaaaaactgcaaatgatagaaaaacattaATATTTTCCAATAACATCTACTAAGGTTTTGTGTAAATTTATCGTTAATGACCAGTCATAATTCTTAAAAGAGCTAGAATTGCAAGGCCTGTTTTCTGGTTGGCTTGTTTTTGACCAGAAGACAAGCCGTCTCAACCAGAGGCGACTTGTAGTACTAACGGATTACCACAAGTTAATCTTGTGTTAATCTGTTGGTATGGATTAGCACAAGATCAACTTGGCATCTGGCTGAGGGGCAAAGCGTAATCTGCTAGAAGTgtacaaataaattgaaagataTATCACGAAGAAGAGAGATGCACCTTGCACCTTTTATGTTTATACGTATTTCATTGTGAAAATGATAtctgcaaatatatatactcATTTACTTCAGCTATTATTGGTTGTTCTGAGATTGCCGAGCACAGTAAAAAAATCGGTCGACTTCATGACAATAGTTTAAATAAACTAAACTATGTACTTATCTTTATATAtctctcaaagtttgtttgtatatgtgtgcatgcatgtgtgtgtgtacatgtgtgtgcgtacatgtgtgtgtgtgtgtgcatgcgtgcgtgttTGTTTCGGTTTGTCCAACTACAGCTATTAAAAGAATTAAGAATGAAACATCAGTTTCAAACTGGATTTGATGTTGAAACCTACTTTTCACTAGGGATGTATcgtaccaattaagctacaaaatattgatggattcattgggcaaaaTAGGTTGCTATGTTAGGAAAAAGACGCATACCGCATGCTTTCACGACTCATATTATTAAGTTAACTAATAAGTTTACTAGCTAGCTTACTccaattagccattggcaatgtgccaggctaatggcaagtggcgggcaactacattacctgtcactgtttataagctgatttttaatatccgtGCAACACAGGGCATTCCGCTAATTATTTACAACTTTTAGAGTAATCTAATGTCATCACTTTTAACAACTGTTAACTgtagattattttatttgaagttaTTCAATGCACTTGTGGTTTCAGAATCATATTTCTCATCAGAAGAAAATCGAAAAGCAGCTTTCGACGCCATTCGATATGCTCTTCGAGACCAATGTCTTGTTTGCACAAATTCTGGCAAGGCAACTGATGAGTTAGCTAGTGTTGGCATTGAACATGAGCATGTATACACCATACTCGATACTAAAGTGGTTGCCGACCAGCGGTAAGCTGTACAACATCACGTATTATTTCTCTGGGAAAATAAGAATGAATGAAAAGTATGTAAGTGAACCAGAGAGTGGCTTATGAGTAACTCGAGAGATTTTCTAATCAAAGaaagataatattgcaattgcctaaCAGTAAAGTAGGACTGTGACATTTTATAGCAGGTACTCTCTAAAGAGACGCTGATCTAAACATTAGCCTTTATTACACACTTTCTATTGGGTGTTATGATAATTTTTACACATTCTACAAAATAATCTTTTCTTAGTAATTCTCCTTACAAAACTAGGAGATGCTACCATGCGCTTGCTGTATTAGTTATGTTTATGTCTGATATTGTTCATTATCTTTCTGTGCTCAAATATTGGTTGTTGTCTTTTCACGCTATCAACTGAAAATTTTCACCAGAATGATATCTCAGATTAGTATTTAGTAAGTACAGTATCCTGTGTAGTAAAGCGCTTATTACATGTACTTGCGAGATGATCTGATTGTGTAATAAAATATCCCTGAACCTCACCAGCTTTAATTGGTATTTTGAACATGGTGACAACAATATATTGAACCCACTAAAAAGGATGTAGATAAAAGGAATACCACCCTTGGGCAGCTCAAACTGATCACAGGAAATTTAGAGAGAGTTTGGAGAAGATGGGTGAATCTTTCAATGGCTCTTTTGCGGCAACAGGTTTAATCGCAACAAATAAGATCGCTAAAATGAAGAAGCTGGCCTCATTCAACTGCTTCAGCGGTGAAGATGTACATGAATAATACTCCCAGAAGTTTGACTCAATAACAGATTCTAGTACAGGTGCAATTAGTGAGCTTGAACAGAGGGTCCAGGT
This region includes:
- the LOC137406900 gene encoding calpain-15-like yields the protein MVDCANIQRLLRRFRRAQEDTVLRASDGTADYSEEQRALKQTVEHITAECKKNQTRYTDDEFPDHSNEHPNILRKVSRWLRIEDVSPRASDGRTKWKMFDDPKPSDVAQGGIGNCWLVGAISIIADKPHLLRRIFVTQKYNKYGVYGVQLYIDGVWRYVIVDDRFPCNDYGELVFAWGRKMQLWVPLLEKAIAKLFGSYGALDGGLITVGTKFLTGAPVTFFSCESYFSSEENRKAAFDAIRYALRDQCLVCTNSGKATDELASVGIEHEHVYTILDTKVVADQRLLFLRNIWGTKAFTGRWGPDSDYWQAVIDRDSLPENLGSASKGMFWISLEDVAQYFSTLVICYARENYHQYHIKAKIQQSGDAVWETFEVEVLEETCLDINFGKFDGARAELKKAAQAEAPMLGPGLVLT